The DNA sequence GTCCAATCCTCCCAAACGATGTGTTTGATCGGTGGGGAAAAGCTGTTGTTGAAAATCTGATCGCTGGATCTGAGACTTTGAAGGCCTTCTACTGTCCCTTCAAGGATTGCTCAGCTATGTTGATTGATGATGGTAATAAGATTATACAGAAATCAGAATGTCCATATTGTAAGAAAGTGTTCTGCGTCCCTTGGCACGCAAACATTGACTGTGTCGAGTTTCAGAAGTTGAATGAAGGTGAGAGGGAAAGGGAAGATATCATGTTGAGGAACCTTGCACAgaaggaaaaatggaggaggtGTCCAAGTTGCCAATATTATGTTGCAAAGAAAAGTGGCTGCTCATACATCAAATGCAGGTCATGAATTAATTTCTGATAGCTGCTTCTAATTCTCTGCATGTTATTTAGTATTACATTCTTTAAAGGCCTAAGTTAAGTTAGAGACCATTACTTGAAATTGATTTGATAGTTGTAGAAATAATTTCTGTTTCTGGATATATTTGAGACATATGAGGAGCAAAAGATAAGTTTAAACATTAGAACACAAGTGATCCAATGTGGTTCACCCAATTTGAGCCGGTTCTTAAAGGCTCTCTCCTGCACAGGTTAGGTATAAGGTTCATGTTAACTTCTATATTTTAATGTGTTGTACCATATCATATTCCCCTCTAAGATTAGTTGTGCCTCAttgaccaaaagaaagaaaaaagtaagTGGTGCCTCATTTAACTAACATAAACATTACTGGTACTGATGGATTTCCAGTTTGTGTTTTTGCCAGTGCCGATTTGCTTTCTGCTGCCATTGTGGAAAAGCAGCTCCCGTAGTTTCTCGTACTCATATTTGTCCGAGCTGTAACCATTAATCTTTCTATATATGCTCCACGTCTGAGAATCGTGCTTTGGACTTTAAAGTTGGTTGGATTACACAATGGAGGGCAACTCAGCTATCACTATGCCTCCTGAAGTCATATTATTAGAGTCATCAAACTTATTATATGACAAGTGATATGGTAGTATCTTATTTCTACACGAAAGATATTACATGTTTTGGTTGATGATAAGGAAAAAAACGTTGAtgatagggatggcaaaaatccccatcgggtagggtacccatcgggtattcgaccctaacgGGGAGAAATTCGGGGGAAATCGGGTAACGGGGGTGGGGATCCCCAGTATTTGAATTCTAAAATCGGgtacggggcggggatggtattttgatccccatccccatacccacccaataagaattatctaatatatatatatatatatatatttatattatttataaataaatatttatgtaaacttcatcttttgtcaatatttaaattatgttaataaatatgttaaaaaaaaaagaaaattcttttaataaaatatctttatcaatatatcaattttccttgattgaaataagaaatttattttattttgatgttggatttaactttatattttacaatccataattatttgtataaattttaatataataaattagtaatattgttaacggggattggggcgggtatggggacctaatccccaatggggacgggaacggggaatccccaatatcttattacggggattggggcgggtacggGGATGGAGAAGGAagtcgggtatggggatggtaatttgatccccttaccctaccctccccattgccatccctagttgATGATAAGGAAACACACTCTCGCATCattgagaatttgagatgaCGTCAAACTTGTGGAATTTAGTATTTCATTCTCTTTACTTATAAACCTCTCATTCTCTCATCATACCGCAAGTGATTGTATGTATTAGATTCTCTTCATCTCTTGACTAGTTTACAAGTCTGTATAGTTTTTTTATGAGTTGTGTGGATGCTAGTTATATAAATTTTTCAGATAATATAATAAACGAAGTCTAATTTTTGAACTATGGTCGGAGATGGTCTAAATTACAAGATATCACATTTTGATTGAATTAACTACCTTACATTCGAAGCAGAGGTACTTCTTCTACCTCcgatctttattttttttggtacaattctACCTTTACCTCGTGCACTATGACTAATACCCTCTACTTTAGAATTATTTCAAATTATGCTAATTATTAGAAAAAATTTACATTAATTACAAAATTTCTAATAACTTTTCAGACAACTTTCCTTATGTTACCAAGAGAGATTCTTACATAGGGCAAATATACCATGTGGTGGTGGGGCAGCCCACTCAAAATGCATAAAATTTTAAATGTATTTCAAAACTATCCTTACTTGTTAAaatgaaataccaaaaacaTCCCCTTACATGTTCACTGATTGGACAGCCCTACTAGCCATGTGGTACGTTTGCCCTACATAAGAATTGCCCTTTAGCAAGAGAGATTCTTACATAAGGCAAACGTACCATGTGGTGGTGGGGCTGCCCActcaaaaattataaaattttaAATGTATTCCGAGACCGTCcttattaaaatgaaataccaaaaacaCCTCATTGCATGTTCACTGATTGGACAGCCCTACCAACCACGTGGTACGTTTGCCCTATGTAAACATTGAAATGATAAGTTATTcgaaaatttcatttccctttccGTGGGAAAGACAAaagaattatttttctttctgcgAACCAAACAAAGCCTAAAGGTGCCCCATTAAAACTTtgttcagataaaaaaaaactcattagGACAAAGCTCTGAATTGAGGAAAGAGTACCACCACATAAAAAGAGCCAAGTCTGTAGTTGACCGTTGTCATCTCGGATTGAAACATCTCTCGCTTGGTAATGACTATAGCCACAAACAGCGCCAGCATCGTGATGAAGACATATCGAATGAAGTAACTGAAATGTACCAGTACATTAAGTAAACTAGATTTGATACAAAGGTAAATTGACTTCATACATAAATAGAATATCGAATGAAGTAACTGAAATGTATCAGTACATCAAGTAAACTAGATTTGATACAAAGGTGAATTGACTTCATGCATAAATAGACTATCTTGTGAGAGGTGGTGCTTTAAAGCGGGAGTGATTGAAAAATGCAGTAGAAGACTAGAAGTTGAAGGTTTTCCCCAAATCACACGCCTCAATTTCTGCGACGACTCCCCAAAATGCTCACCTCCAAaccctctcactctcactctcactctcactctccaATTCAAATTCTCACcgtcgacgacgacgacgacgacgatgcCGGCGCTGACGTAATCTTCCCTCCGATTCCCCACAGCTCCTCCTCCGCCGCGATCGCCGTCCACGACGATCGAAAAGACCCATCTGCCCCCAGATCATCTCCCTCCCCGACCAAAGTACCCACCTTTATCGACCTCTCCGACGAACCCGACGACGGAGACGACGACGAGATTCGGATTCTCCGATTCAAACCCACCAAAACCCACTTCAAAAAGCGAAGAACAAACCCGTTTACATCCGGGTCCGTATCGGAACCCGGCCAGTCCTCCTCCGATTCTCTCACCGACTACCCACCATTCGTGTGTGCTATTTGCGCCGACGACAAGCCTGGGTACCAATCTTTTCCGATCGAGAATTGCAACCACGTGTATTGCTCCGATTGTGTGATCAACTACATCGATTTCAAGCTCCAAGAAAACGAACCCACAATTCGGTGCCCTGTTCCGGGGTGCAAGGGTCTGCTGGAGCCCGAGTACTGCCGCTCGGTTCTGCCGGCTCAGGTGTTTGCGAGGTGGGGAAAGGCAATGTGTGATGCAGTGATACAGGGGTCGGAGAAATTCTACTGCCCATATCAGGACTGCTCTGCTCTGCTGATCGATGACGGGGAGGAGGTGGTGAGGGAGTCGCAGTGCCCGCATTGTGGGAGAATGTTCTGTGCTCAGTGCAAGGTTGCTTGGCATGTCGGGATGGATTGCAGCGAGTTTCAGAGGCTGAGTGTGGATGAGAGAGGGAATGAAGATGTTATGTTGAGGAACCTGGCCCAGAGCCAGAACTGGAGGAGGTGTCCCAGCTGCATGTTCTATGTCGAAAAGTCTGTTGGTTGCTCCTACATGAGATGCAGGTGATGCTCTGCTACCTGATTGTGTTAGTTTGGGTTTTGGAAATTGAAATGCATAACTTGATTGATACTACTCATATTAGTGCTTAGTTTTGAtattgctttcattgtttcagcTACTAGATGCCTCATGTAGAGATGTGATTTTGTTTAGGTAGTTGTGCAAGATAGTATTGTTCTAATTGGGAAGAGTGTCTCTTTGTTATGTAAGTGAAACATGTTAGTTTCTATATTTAAAGGGTGTGGATTTTCATGCTCCGCTTGGAACTACTTAAATATGGAGTACAAGTATCAAAATGTGGAGTGACTATTTTAATGTGTCTTATTCGTATCCTATCAAAACCTCTTAGACTAGATATGACTCCTTCAACATTCTCTTTTGGGTGTATATataatgtttttgttttaatattcTTCATCATCAAAGTTGTTTTGCTGCAGGTGTGGATCTCCGGATTGTCTCTTTGTTTTACTGATGGATTGCCAATGTAAATTGCTGCAGGTGTGGATATGCATTCTGTTACAATTGTGGAGTACAAGCTGTCAGTCATACCTGTCGAAGCTGTCATAAGTAATGCCTGTCATAAGTAATGCTAGAAGACAATCTTGTTGCAAAACTACAGGTTTTTCTATCTCGGGTTGATTGCAATAGCACAGGTTGCTCTATGTAGTTGGATTTAGCAACCGCTCTGCTTCCTTTTTAGTGCAATATGATACTAGAGAACCAGAGGACATGTTGTGTCATAGGTGATATGACATTATCGTAGCTGTGTAAGGGGGTTTACATTAGGGAAGTTTTAGAAGACTTATTGAATGAAAATGAATGCTTTGAGAGAATATTGTATATACATAACTTTTTCTGGTAACTGAGTTCAAGTTTATTTTTCATAAAGATGATCATGTTCTGTATAATTATGGTTGAGTTTCGAGTAAACTATCCAAAATTGACCACCTTTTATGTCAATACGACTATGTTTACCAAAATATTGACCTTAATATCAAAGAAATTATCATGCATGCATTACAGTTGAACTTGCAGGCAAGTAGACATGTGTCTTTATACCTTTGAGGTCTCTGAGACCTTAGTCAGCAGACTCTTGTCACATTCATTGTGGAGGATTTGAGGCAGTGTCTTAACAATGGCTGCTGGTCATTGAGTGGAAGTCGAACATGTCCTCCATTTTGTGGCAGATGTCTTGGAAACAAGATCAAAATTGCGGCAACGAGATCCATTGCCCAGCATCGTCTTGTTGATACTTGATAGCAGCGTTGCAGCTGTTGTGTTTCCGGCTTTACGAAATTTTTTGTTGATGTCTATTATGTGTTTTCCAGTGGCAGTAATATTATGGAGGCAAAATAAAGGCCGGTCATGAATGTCTATTCTCTTAGACTTCTGCAGATTTGAAACTTCTGGACGGTCAAATAATGCAGTTCAATCCATCGACTATTGGGAAAATAAGATTTTAGGAGTTGCTTCAAGTGATAGACCGTAAAAATTTAgacctgatttttttttttctcagttTTTTCACTTTGAAAAATTGTAAAAGACTAAAAGTAAACTGAATCGAGATTTTTGAAATCCGTTAATTTTAAAAATacttaaaaatcaaaatctaccaaatgtcaaaataaaaacatgaaATTTGGCCAAAAATTGTGTGCTATACTGCTATAGTTCACGGTTTTGGGTTTTGTCCAATTGATAGTAATCAAATGTTATAATATTATTGCATTTACATTCTATATCAGCAATTTTTGATAATCAAATAATTTTCAGTTTGGATGGAAATTTTGTACACATGTGAAAGTCCCACTTTGTATGGTATATTAAAAGGGAATTTTCATAAATTTAGGAATTTGTGTCCTTTTTCAATAAGGATTACTCATTTTCAGGGTTTTGAACCGTAAATtctaaaaataatattaataatttcccaaaaaaatataaatattaataGGTTTTTTTGTTTGTGCCTAAAGCCCCAAAACAGGGTCGAgaatttcaaaaacaaattaGCATATCTAGGTTTAGCAGTAGTGGGGGTAGCGTGGACATTAAGATAGAATAGGGTTTCTGAAAGATAAGAGAGAGCTTGAAACTGTCATTGGAGTTGAGAGTGACGATGAGAAGCAAGAAAGCGAAGAAACCCAAACCGGAGGAGAAAGTGTCTCAATCGCACATTGAGATTGTGAACATTGAAGACGATGAGCTTTGCTTCACACCAAAACGCTCTAGCAAGTTCAATTCTATCTCAGTCGATGAGAACAGAAACCTTCAATCAATCAAGGAATCTATTAAGGCCTCTCTTCTTAAGTCCACAGGTAATTTCATCGACCTTTCTGATGAAACTCATtcggaagatgacgaagaggttaGAGTTCTTAGGTTTCAACCCCCAAACACTACATTCGGAAAGCGAAAGGAACCCTTTAGTAGTCCTTCTGTAACCGAAGTTGGGGAATCTTctaattccaattccaaaaaaGACCCATCATTTTTATGTGAAATTTGCGCCGAGCCCAAGTCTAGGAGTGAGTCATTTGGCATAAAAGACTGTAGTCATTCATATTGTACTGAGTGCATGATCAAATACGTGGCATCCAAGCTTCAAGAAAATGTTACATTCATTAAGTGCCCTGTTCCTGATTGCAAAGGGTTACTGGAGCCGGAGTATTGCCGTCCGATTCTGCCCCCTGAGGTGTTTGAGAGGTGGGGAAGTGCATTGTGTGAGGCGGTGATTCTCGGGTCTGAGAAGTTTTACTGCCCCTTTAAGGATTGCTCCGGAATGTTGATTGATGATGGAAAAGAGGTTGTACGGGAATCGGAGTGCCCTAATTGTTGGAGAATGTTCTGTGCACAATGTAAGGTTCCTTGGCATGCTGGGATTGACTGCGCAGAGTTTCAGAAGTTGAATAAGGATGAGAGGGCAAAAGAAGATATTATGTTGAGAAAACTTGCACAGAACAAAGAGTGGAAGAGATGTCCCAAGTGTAGGTTCTATGTGGAAAAATCAGAAGGCTGCATGTTCATGAACTGTAGGTCAGTTTATCTGCTGTTTTAATTTCATTATAGTCTTCTCATTTGATTTATGCTAGCTCTTATGGTGTTCTTTACTTGTTTTCTGCCAAGTCATCCACTCTATTCATGTTTGGTTCAGCTTCTACCGATCAGTTGGAAGTGTTTGCCCCGGCCTATTTGTACTGTATAACTGTTAGAAAACCTTGGCGAATGGGACGATTAATTGCAGGTAGTGTTTGCCTCATAAAATCCCTATACGTACTTAGGAGGATgataatacaaaataaaaattcagtGTTCTGCCGGCTATAATTTTAACTTAAATGCATTGGCCCAGAGATAAGGAGTGAACTGGTTAGAGATCACTAATGCGTAGCACTGTAAAACTTGTCGAGCCATATAAAGCATATATACCTTTTGGCTTTTGCCCCAAACTTTGGTAGAATAGACATAAAGTTTACCGCCTACTGGACAAGCGTGTACTCAGTTCAGAACTTTAGATAGGCACACAatgtatatttttcaattattcaaCACTGTTTCAACTTGTATTGATCAATGAATCCTTGAACGCCTTCTGAATGTCGGTTTGCAGGTGCCAAACTACTTTCTGCTACAGATGCGAACACGTGTTAAAGAGAAACCATAACCACTATTGTCCCAATTGTAAAGGGCGCTGACATTTTCTGCAATGCTGGTTGGAAAGACACTTAGAAGTTGTGATGCATGAGGAATTACAGTGAAAAAATAATTTTGAGTTCAACACATCTCAATTAATAGCAGGCATTTGCTGATGAATGTAATTACATATAGTGGTAAACTTGACGGGTTAACTTTCCTTTTCTTCATATTAGAATGGTTTCTGTCCAAAACCAAAGTACTAGCTAGAATGTTCCTCATAGTTTAATCGGCTACAAAAGTCACAATGCGATCTCACTGATGAGGAAAGAGACCTGCTATATTCGATCAGGTCGGGCTTGTCTGCCAAAATCTGCTTCATCTTCTACCACGTATTGCAGGCATCGTGATCGACCTCTTTGGCAGATTATCAGTTAAGAGCTTAATTTGAATCAATTGATTATGCATGATTTGTAGAATACTAGTTGCTAAAGTCCTAGCTGCTAATTGTAGAACTATGTACTTGATTTTAATTAGTTTGCTGCCAATTGGCAAAGGATTGATGGGTACGTGTGATATGAATAGGCATAGTCGATAGATGTACCTACTTAAATGCATATCTGATTTTACAATATAAGCGCACATTCTTTCTGGAGGTTGGAAATAATACTACTGGAACATGAACACTGGCCTGGTTTAAATTTATGGTTATTTTTGGATTATATTCTGGATTATATTCAAGAACATAAGAATATGTTGATTACCTAAAGCGACACATGCAGGGAGTCATTAAATTATCTAGTGTACTCCAATCTCTAATCCTAGTCTAATCTAACCTCCACTAAACGTGGCCTTGGTTtgtaggagaaaaaaaaaatgaagattgaTGGTCAAAAGGTGTACCCTTAAGCacactttcttttctttgtggAGGTTCAAGGCTGCCCGCCCAGCCATAATCGTAGCTTATATCAATCAACGGTTACATGATATTAATTGTAAGCAGATGCTTTTTGCGTTCAAACTTCCAGTATCTAATACATTGATGATTCATGAATGGAATGTTGGGTTTTGACGATGACCA is a window from the Rosa chinensis cultivar Old Blush chromosome 2, RchiOBHm-V2, whole genome shotgun sequence genome containing:
- the LOC112185414 gene encoding probable E3 ubiquitin-protein ligase RNF217 isoform X2 translates to MRSKKAKKPKPEEKVSQSHIEIVNIEDDELCFTPKRSSKFNSISVDENRNLQSIKESIKASLLKSTGNFIDLSDETHSEDDEEVRVLRFQPPNTTFGKRKEPFSSPSVTEVGESSNSNSKKDPSFLCEICAEPKSRSESFGIKDCSHSYCTECMIKYVASKLQENVTFIKCPVPDCKGLLEPEYCRPILPPEVFERWGSALCEAVILGSEKFYCPFKDCSGMLIDDGKEVVRESECPNCWRMFCAQCKVPWHAGIDCAEFQKLNKDERAKEDIMLRKLAQNKEWKRCPKCRFYVEKSEGCMFMNCSFYRSVGSVCPGLFVLYNC
- the LOC112185414 gene encoding probable E3 ubiquitin-protein ligase RNF217 isoform X1: MRSKKAKKPKPEEKVSQSHIEIVNIEDDELCFTPKRSSKFNSISVDENRNLQSIKESIKASLLKSTGNFIDLSDETHSEDDEEVRVLRFQPPNTTFGKRKEPFSSPSVTEVGESSNSNSKKDPSFLCEICAEPKSRSESFGIKDCSHSYCTECMIKYVASKLQENVTFIKCPVPDCKGLLEPEYCRPILPPEVFERWGSALCEAVILGSEKFYCPFKDCSGMLIDDGKEVVRESECPNCWRMFCAQCKVPWHAGIDCAEFQKLNKDERAKEDIMLRKLAQNKEWKRCPKCRFYVEKSEGCMFMNCRCQTTFCYRCEHVLKRNHNHYCPNCKGR
- the LOC112187746 gene encoding E3 ubiquitin-protein ligase RNF144A isoform X2, with the translated sequence MLTSKPSHSHSHSHSPIQILTVDDDDDDDAGADVIFPPIPHSSSSAAIAVHDDRKDPSAPRSSPSPTKVPTFIDLSDEPDDGDDDEIRILRFKPTKTHFKKRRTNPFTSGSVSEPGQSSSDSLTDYPPFVCAICADDKPGYQSFPIENCNHVYCSDCVINYIDFKLQENEPTIRCPVPGCKGLLEPEYCRSVLPAQVFARWGKAMCDAVIQGSEKFYCPYQDCSALLIDDGEEVVRESQCPHCGRMFCAQCKVAWHVGMDCSEFQRLSVDERGNEDVMLRNLAQSQNWRRCPSCMFYVEKSVGCSYMRCRCGYAFCYNCGVQAVSHTCRSCHK
- the LOC112187746 gene encoding E3 ubiquitin-protein ligase RNF144A isoform X1, which codes for MLTSKPSHSHSHSHSPIQILTVDDDDDDDAGADVIFPPIPHSSSSAAIAVHDDRKDPSAPRSSPSPTKVPTFIDLSDEPDDGDDDEIRILRFKPTKTHFKKRRTNPFTSGSVSEPGQSSSDSLTDYPPFVCAICADDKPGYQSFPIENCNHVYCSDCVINYIDFKLQENEPTIRCPVPGCKGLLEPEYCRSVLPAQVFARWGKAMCDAVIQGSEKFYCPYQDCSALLIDDGEEVVRESQCPHCGRMFCAQCKVAWHVGMDCSEFQRLSVDERGNEDVMLRNLAQSQNWRRCPSCMFYVEKSVGCSYMRCRCGSPDCLFVLLMDCQCKLLQVWICILLQLWSTSCQSYLSKLS